The window GAACAGTCCAGGGTTTAAATAACCAAAGGCTCATGATTACatggattacatacaaattgattCTCTGGGTTGTATGCGGTTACTTTTTGTAGCTATAGCTACAAACAGTGTGACCTGAAAGCACTTTGGGTGTGACAGTATTATTAATCTTCTCTTAGACTGATTCTAAAATGGATCTTCAGGTGTGGTCCAATCATAGGCTGTAGGAGAACAGCTTGAGTACAATAATATCACATGTTTTTTACCACTACTACTTGCAATCCATCTCACActtctctcccttcttctctccGTCATGTCTGCTCCAGGTGTGATGAAGGTGGAGTTGAACTCTGTGAACATGAAGGAGAGCCTCAGTAAGCTGACAGATCACAGCAGCAGTAAACTTGCCTCGCAGGCCAGCTCCATACTGGCCACTCTCAGCGACACCAGCTAAACCATCACACTGCAGAAACAATGGATCTCATCTGCTGAATGGATTAACCGGCTTATTTGACAACTCATTCTCACAACCAACCTGTTAGATACTGGCGATTGGTCAGTGGTCCTGAGCTTCAAACTACGACGGTCTAGGTTCCCCTCAGCATTATTTTTGTACGTGACAGGGACGGCGTGTCAGGTTCAAGtccttatatttatatatatatatgtatcttgtcctttcaaaataaacttctgccTTCACAGGAAGTtcagtttaggcaacaaaaccccTTAGTTAACtaaataacaacacatcactACTAAGTGACTAAATGGTTAATGGACTTGCAAatgtatagcacctttttagtcttccgaccactcaaagcgcttctACACTACATGTAACACCCATTTACCCATATTCATACACTGGCAGAGACTAGCGAGTTACTAACCAGTCATGTGACTAACAACACTAATGACTCACATGATTTACACCGCATGACAAAATATCCACATTAACGTTTAGCTAGGcaagggacacaaacagctgtctcctggacaaaagtcctgtttgtttgacccactcACCTCCTGCCTGCATCGTATGGACCATCCTTCCCTTTATAATACATCAGTTGTTCTGACCCTCTGATAATGACGCGGATCGGGTTTAAATTGGAGTCAGTTGAAGGCCCGGTTTGCCTCACACAGTAATTAAAGGGTGCCTTGTGGGTCGATATCAGACTCCTGACCAACCGTTGGTATTTGACGCGTTAGGAGTGAGACCAGGTATATTCAAAGGCAAACTTTAATTCAAATAATCTTACTACACAGATACTGCTAAATATTGCAATGGCTTCTAATAATAATGTTGTGCGTCAATAATTACTAATTAAGGACAAGCAAGTCTTAAACCTAAGGGGTTCATACATTCAGGAGCATGAATGTGCTCAACATTTTCCATTAATATCTACCAGATAGATTATGAGGCATCCTATGTGCAAAGTTGATATTTTGGACTAAGGGTAGAGTTAGAGGAAAGTTCACAGGGGCCAAAATGGAAAGGGTTTGTATCTGGGCAGCATGAATGTACTTGGTACATTCATGGTAACTTGTCTATAAagattttgacatttcttctatataaatgaacaataaatgtAGTGTTAATGCCTTTACACAGTGGGGAAGTGATGAATAACCGACATgacaatatgcaaatatttcatATCAAAACTCTTCATACCGGCATACCATTCACTAAACATGTTCAAAAAAGATTTTTGATTGGTATAAAGAAGTGTAAACAAGCCAGAGCGTTTTATCCCCTATGCCAGAATGATAATGTGAGGAGCCAGACCTCTCTTTAGCGCTGACACAGCTGCCTCGTTACAGAAAAGAATTACGGCATTTTTTTGGCTAGTAATATTTTTACTCTGTCCGAAGGTACTCATGACAAACTTAATATGCTGATCCCCCCTGTGTGTAAAGGCTGTTAGCTGGTCATTACAGGGAAAAAGTCAGGGGTTCTGCAAAACTTCTTCTTCAGAGGCTTTTGAATATCCAAAGAAATTCTTATTGAAAATCCAGTTTGAAGTTATCAAAATAACTTGTCAAACAAAAAGTTGATCAAAGGAAAATtatgacattgacatttttttctgtttgacaaTGGCATTAAAAGGAAAGTTCAAGGAGGAaaccaaaatattgtttttacatcaaaatgtgAAAACCATATGTCACTGTAATCTGTCCTGTAGTTGTTGTGGTATCTTGCTCTGGACACAAGTGGTTGGTTGGATGGACCGATGGACTGACATCACTTTTTTTGGGCTCTACTGGTAGAAATTATATCCCCAAAATATTTGGGAAAAAGATTTCATCTGATGGGATGGGATGCAAGCCTATGTTTACCATTTGGTAATCACTGGATTTTGCTACTAAACTTTCAATGCTAAAGTCTATTCTTTTAGTACAAGCTCAGCTGCAAGTACATCACATGAAGttctgagtctctctctctctttgtatctgttgtcatggagatggctCTGTTGTCATCACATGACCAACACAAAGGATTGACTTTAAGATAGAGGTATTTTTAACATGCTGAAATACTTTCATCACCAGAATCTACTACATAGACAGCTCAACCACCATCAAAGCACTTTAAACCACATTGTCCAGGAGCCAAATCACCACTGTCACTCTGAATAAATTCAAACAGAACTATTAATGGAGCCACAATAACAAGCAATACATCTGCATGGTCTTAGGTTAGTAGTGAAACATCATGATTTGAATTTCAGGCACTGACCTACAATGGGTGAGGTTAGGCACTGACCTAcaatggttgaggttaggtgTTGGCCTagaatggttaaggttaggcattggcTTTGGATAGTTAAGGTTTTTTTAGAAACTTTTAACTCATCTTGCTGTAATTATTTTGCTGCAGTCTACACAATTGACCAGTTATTAAATTGCCCGACCATGCAGCTCCAGCATAGCAGTAATATCCATGGCTAACACCTctctaaagaaagaaaatagaagcaCAATGTGAAGAAGCCACATACACAACATTATTGAAATGCAGCCATTAAACATTTGTATATACAGTCTACATAAGTGTACAGTGTAACAGTGCTCTAAGCAATTCAGTTTGCATTTATAGTTGAGTAACCAAATGAAATGATGAGCATCTGTGCTCTGCACAACATAAAGTGAATAATGTGGCAATGGAAATGAGGCAACAGTTCtgctaaaatgttttatgtaacaTCTGTATTGACATATTCAGTCTACATAACTAGATATCACTTTAAATTGTGAACAAATCTGTATATTTTTCAGGGAGGGCATTTTTGAAACTTTCTGAGGTTTGTTCtagagagaaaataataaagttacGCAATGTCTTCCCCGAAAAAGGTGTCTATTGgtctatttttaatgaaataatggaatatgaaatatgttttattctcaTCAATATATGGACATTTATGAATGGGTGAGAGTGACCCATGGatgattatttatgattatttgtcACAGCTGATCATGATTGACTAGGCtcccttaaaataaaacaaccacTAATCCACACATTAATGATGAAGACCTTATCTAACCAACACTACACACagatctctctcctcttcctctccgtctgtaTTAATTCAGGtcccattaatgcacattattGACTTTCATTCTTTATCCTTTTTATTTCAATCCAAACCTTggtttatttaagttatatttttaCCACAGGGTGTCCACATTTGACAAGACATAAGCAGTCAAAGGGGACAGAGctgtagaagaagaagcatCAGTTTACAAATAAAAGCAAGATAGGCCTTTATTAAATagttaaacagtaaaaaagctaaatataacTGAACAGGTGAAAACAAATTATTGCACAtaggaaatattaatattgaacagtTGAATTAATAATGCATGTGAATGAATGTCATGTAATCGTTTGTGCGATCTACTGGGAGAAGTTCTTCTCTACTTAGAAAGAACTATTAACTCCcacccttttcttcttctctactttctaagtagagaagaagaaaagggtgGGAGTTAATTGGTGTACCCCACGGGCCAATCAAAGCAGTGCAATCAATCAGACTCTACTGAACTCTTTAGTGGCACAGGGAGACATCTGTACAGTATTCAAAAACATGTAGGTGTTGCTGGAATATGGAACGGGAGTCCAAGAAAGGAGAAGGTCATTACCTGTCATAAACCAAACactctataataataataggcaAGCACCCAACTGGACAATTAGCACACTTTCATAAACCAGAAACTGTCATACATGTACTACTAGATTGACATAGGTATGAGGAAGAAAGAAGGGAATTAACATTAGAACTGATCAATGGGAAACATAATATTACATTGGGGAATCTGTTTGGAaaggtatttaaaaaagtacagaaaatCCTAAATAATTACCTAAGAGCAACAGAATAATataggacattttatttttgtttgttgtttcctgtCAATCTACTGCTCCACACTCCATTTCAGTAGCAGAAGAAGACTCCACTAAACAGAGCTGTGATTCTTCACATCCGGGACAGTAGTGGGCGGTATTCAGCTTTCACGTTGGTTTGCCAataacagaaagaagaagaaagccgGACGTATATCGTTCCTGTTGTCCATCCATGCTCACGTGACTCCGTCTACTAAACTGTCTGGAGGTGAGCGACAGGTGGAACTTTAGCTGAAAACCGTTTGTCATATAACAAACAGCTCACATACCGCTGTTCTTCACAAAGTCTGGTGTGTTGGTGTAACTGTTTCCTGTTAAAGGCTTTAAGGAGACATTTGGatgctttaaaatattgttaGTGTATAGGCctgtaaatatactgtacatgcacagacacacacacgcgcgtTCATAGCGTGAAAGCCTCCGCAGAGTCACTGAACTAAACGGTAGCCTGAAATGATCCCGATAATAGGAAAGCTTGGGTTATGCTTGCGCTTGCCGCCGGAGCGCAAGACTCTGCAGGCGGCGCTCGAGCTCCGAGCATTACAGGAGCGTTTATAAAGTCTGCGCAGTTCTTTTACCAGTGAAAAATCTAAAGGAGTGTAACTCAGAGAGTAACTGACTAAAaaccataaaccaacctccacaatgacgaggagggattgttattatctgtaaactcatatccaTATTCATGGtctgctttattgtctttatacaCGCATTACTGTAACGAAACAAGTTAAGTATTACATGTACGATAAGgaaataaaggttgaatatcctggaaactatttgatttggctgcaaaatatttactcaaatgagGATTTTGAAGACCTGCTGTTTCTAAAGCACTTAAAAGGGAAttgctcttcttttttaaatccttaGACATGTAACTATTGCTTAAATCAATGAattatttgtgacagtcacttGATCACAACTGCATGATCAGAAAAGTCCAGATATAATTTTAGCTGAAAGATGAGATTTGAGGAAAAGTGATGTGAAGGTGATAtcgtggttgttgttgttgtagggTCCAGGATGACTCAGGTGAGCCATCAGCAGTGGGGAGAGGTGGCCGGCCTGGGCCGGGTGGACCTGTGGGTCCTCCAGTCCTCCAGGGTGCGCGTGGAGGTCCTCACCCTgggcgccatcatcaggtctgTGTGCAGCAGAAGGAGGGACGGACAGATGGAAGATGTAGTCCTGGGCTATGATGACCTGGAAGGTAGGAGGGAAACTATTTATCTTCCTCCGAATACAGACTGGAATGAGATTTCCCAATGAGATAATAACTGTAAATGATGTTTGTTGAAGCACTCGTATTTCTCTGGTCAGACATTCTAAACAGAGTCTGCTGGGCTACCCACACATTCAAACATTAGAGGGACCACTCTCTGATCGTaggaaaaataaagtcaacagTGTATTAAAATGATCCTCCTTCATGTGACTTTAATGGTGTTTGTAAGATGacatatgtataatatattatgagAAGGAGGTAGCTAGCTACCAGTTTTGTTCATCCCCCAGGTTCTTTCTCATATTTGCGTTTATTTTGCTTTGATGATCACAATCAAATCACAGAATTAAGGTAGGCCTATTGCTTTGTTGAAGTTCTTGTCGGTACTAGTAGCCAACCCTTCACTGCTTCCTGTTGTTCTCCTCCCAGACTCAGctgatgttttaatatatttaacagATAAAACAGATCAAATGTTTGCTGTCACACTATCCGGGGGTAAGAATGCTCTGTCAGTCATTTtgaaggagacagacacagatgcaGCAGACACAGGTTTCCTCGTGtgctctgtctttttttgttttaaacaataaGCAAATTAACTTACTTTCCTGAAATGGTTTGATCTTTtggtaatcttttttttttcttaagttgACATTGACAGTTGACAAAAAACAAGGTTATGTCTTACTTTGACGGTTGTTTCTTACAGTAGTTTATTCTTTCAGTAGTTTCAGTAGTAAGTGccacagaataataaaacaggaaagacttcaataatatttaacaataatttgtAACACATAAGAAATTAATAACTGACAGAAGCAGAAAggggaacatttttaaagtttgacagcaacgatgtgattggcttaaggaaaccgtggcagactctggttggttaacttaaagtgaaacccacaatcagctgatagagtagtcacATGGAGAGAGTGACTGAGATTATGAGTgtaaagatagtcttcctgactgaacttctgCTAAGcttcatttgttaaaaaaaaaatcaaaatgataacaatttcattcattcattcattttccgtaacctgcttatccagttaagggtcgcaggggtgctggagccgatctcagctgtcaatgggcgaaggcagggtacaccctggacaggtggccagtctgtcgcagggcatgATAACAATTTGTTAAGATTTAAATCAGAAGAAAAGTACAACTAAATTCATCGAGAACAGTTTACAAGCACTgtgtgttaggaagttaaaatACACACGCACACTGTACATTATGCCATCAGAGTTACAGAAGTCGCATCTGTCTGACCTGCTGTCCATGTTGATGGAATAAAACTGAACATCATGAAACATTATGACTTATTTGTCATTCTACTTTGGGGATTtttgcaacaaacacacagcactcaatatcagtcagtcagctgcagcagaattTTACGTGTTACGTTTTAGAGAGGCATCAAGGACTGTTAAAAACCTGCAGATCTgtactgaaaacaaacaaaccgaCACTAGAACAATTTAGAAGAAATTATTATAAGAAAACCAGCGTCAGTGAATCTTTTAGTGATAGGAGTACCGGACCATACCGGCCTCTTTTCACCCCTGAAACTTATTAAAGAGTGTGACATTGGCGTGTTCTGCACTGCAGCATTATGCCATGTAGGAGcgacagtgtttgttttgtagctttaaatgtcagtaaaaataattttgctTACAGAACTAATATAAAACAATAGTGGGAGATGTTTCCGGAAAGAGCTCAGAAAGAGAGTGTAAGTGAGGAGAAAAGGCGCCAGGCATTACTCTGGCGAGGGTGCAGAAGAATGTGGTGTGTTGTGTTGCCAGGTTACGTGTCAGATAAGCGGTACCTGGGAGCTGTGGTGGGCCGCGTGGCCAATAGGATTGCACTGGGCCGCTTTGTGGTGGAGGGAAAGGAGTACCGACTTGATATCAATAATGGACCCAATGCACTGCATGGAGGACTGCGGGGCTTCAACAAGGTGAGACTGAGTGCACCGTGTCTGAATGAGTTTCTGTAGAAGGCTAAGTCATTCCTGTGGTTTTACTTGTTTTGAATATGTGTGTCTTTTGCAAAATCAATATGCCTACTGTAAATTCTAATGCTCTTAATTGATCCAAAGTAAAGTGCGTGATTCTGTCCTGTGGCTTCAGGATTTAGTGCACATCAATGGTAATGATGTGACAGCAGACATGCAGTAGTGTCCATGGAAGTGTTGAAATCTTGAAACATAAACTTAATTCCTACCTTTTCAGCAAGGTCTTTGATTAAGGATGATCTCAagacattatttattcatttaaatgtagtaaagttttattattgtattctatttttactctatttttttttttaagctgcttCACTACTATTGCTGTTATAGCTTTTCattaaattgtattacatttttgtatcattttatttttttagtgtGTATTGGTCTCAAACTGTTAAATTGCTGAATTGCTTTTgtctttccttttattttcacGGTCTGcactttttctatttaattttagTCAGTCTTTGATGAAGCCCTTTGAACCGCTCTGACCGGTATCAAAAGTGCGATACAAATCAGATTTCATTGATTGATCGATCTTTGGctacattcaaacaaacaccaacgTGAACAGAATGTTTGAGACGGATGTCAGTTTTGATATTTCAGAGTTTGTAATCAAATTACGTTATATGCTGGCTTTATTAAACAGATAATAGAAAGAAAGATTTCTACGATTAAAGATTTGTGTCAAAGTTATGGATTGAGGTTAAACTGTTAAAGTTAATAAACTTTgtcaacaaatacacacaacattATATTCTAAAGAGGAAACTTCAAATAGTATCAACaaccataaaaaacaacacaaacacattaaatgagCTTTGGGGAGTTATTGCTAATATTCTGGGTGCAGTTACTTTCAGGAGAGAAGATACAGTTTATCTTCAAACCATACTGACATGCTCATCAGTGCATTCAAACTGTTCTTGGTCTTTGTgatctgtcctcctgtccttttAAAGACAGGGGGAAGAACTTTTGTCTCCCTCCCGTGGCAGTGAGATTAATTACACAGACATACTGTCGATTTATGCTCCCCCCAGAGTCTTTGTCCTCACAAAGCCGAACCTTTGTCCccttgctttctttctttgactTAAATCCAGCATACTGCACTCCAGTTTTAATACTATTCTAATCTATCCACAGTCCCATATCTCCGTGGGTAAATGCTTTCTTAAGTTCAGCTAAAGTTCTTTTTATTAGCATCACTTTACTGCAGCTCAGCAAGGAAACACTGCATTAAATACACTGCAAGTGTTGAAAATGTCCATTTGATTTTTCTGTCAGACCTCATATttatacagaaataaatcacactgagtagtgttttattttacagcagaTCTTATTGATCTATTGTAACAATGACTACCTCAACTTGATAATCCTATACATGTACATGCTtcattatactgtatgtatggcGTTGTCCCTTCAGGCGATCTGGCTTGCTACAGCAGTGGAAGGTGGAGTACAGCTGAGTCTCACCAGTCCAGATGGAGACCAGGGTTATCCTGGAGAGGTTCAGGTCTCTGTCTCCTACACCCTACAGGTAAGAACACCTGCTTCATAACTTCACAGCTCTGCAGCTAATGCATCCCAAACATTTTTCCATGAATGCTGAAAACCAtaccaaaatgttttgaaaaaattcaACAACATTGAATAAAATTAGGAGGAGGACCTCTTATTTCCCTCAAGACATCTGTGTTATACATTGTAAAATCCCATATTGACTGTTTTGTCAGATGTTCTACTGAATTTAGAAAACATTGTCAGACCTTATACTTAGAGTTACAGTGAAGATTTTTTAACTGGTTGTGAAACAGTCTAAATTAAATAGCCTTCAGGTGCCtcattagttaaaaaaaaaaaaaaaaaaaaaaaaaaaaaaaaaaaaagtgacctacatcagtaaacgagaccatcagagagaagattatTTGTTTCTATAGAGTCATTCTTAGTGCCTGTCATCTGGTCCGGTTTGCCCGCAACATCAGAAGAAATTATTTACAGAAACTCCTTCAGTTCAAAATCCAGCAGGGCCTCTGGCCGCGACCAGCCCACCATGGACAGACCCATATCGGCTCCACTGCTGCCCCTGACCTGCAGTCTGAATTCCTACGAGGCACACATGCTTTATGCCAGAAAGGGTTTATTTGAACAAAACCCGTGGgtttcctgaacctaaccaagtatGTCTGTTGCCTACGCCTCTGGAgatttctggcagaaagccctgTATGAGGAACGCTCCACGcccagcagcagcgtctcctcctcaaCCAGGAGGAGAGCTTCTCCTCGCTGCTCCTACACGTTTGgagccaacaccgacaccacgctgctggagacccaggccgtattgctgggcccgctttagagaagggaggcacaggagacccagaaccaggactgagcttagacactgtcagaccctgctgcagtaaaaagagAGGTtctctaaagggactctggtgccaCAGGCTTTGCCAAAATCAGCACAAAATGAAGGTTCTTCGTATTAGCTTTAAAAAACCCACATATTTCAGCCCCGACATTGGTGGATTTTGCATGTCAATCAAGTTTGCAGAGACCAGTTCAGTAACAGTTTGAATTGTGTGTTCAGGGGGAAACACTAACTGCTGAATACCAAGCCCGGTCTAACAAAACCACCCCCATCAACCTCACCAACCACTCCTACTTC is drawn from Anoplopoma fimbria isolate UVic2021 breed Golden Eagle Sablefish chromosome 6, Afim_UVic_2022, whole genome shotgun sequence and contains these coding sequences:
- the galm gene encoding aldose 1-epimerase, whose protein sequence is MTQVSHQQWGEVAGLGRVDLWVLQSSRVRVEVLTLGAIIRSVCSRRRDGQMEDVVLGYDDLEGYVSDKRYLGAVVGRVANRIALGRFVVEGKEYRLDINNGPNALHGGLRGFNKAIWLATAVEGGVQLSLTSPDGDQGYPGEVQVSVSYTLQGETLTAEYQARSNKTTPINLTNHSYFNLNGQGAADIYDHQVSISAQSYLPVDDTSIPTGEIRRVDGMPFDLREPVLIGPRLKQVSGPGFDHNFCLSSPGDTWTERHAARVCHPASGRVLEVSTSQPGVQFYTANFLDGSMTGKGGARYGKHSSFCLETQNWPDAVNQASFPDCLLRPGEDYQHVTRFTFTTV